One genomic segment of Caloranaerobacter ferrireducens includes these proteins:
- a CDS encoding sulfite exporter TauE/SafE family protein, translating into MILNKKIYKSLLVGFITGIINGLFGSGGGTIIVPSLVFLLGIEEHKAHATAISIILPITFISTFIYLKQGMLVYKVAIPVIIGAILGSIVGSKLLNKIPTNILRKIFGIFMIIAAIRMVIK; encoded by the coding sequence ATGATATTAAATAAAAAAATATATAAGTCTTTACTAGTAGGTTTTATAACAGGAATAATTAATGGTCTATTTGGTTCAGGTGGAGGTACTATTATAGTACCCTCTCTTGTATTTTTATTAGGTATAGAAGAACATAAAGCTCACGCTACAGCAATTTCTATAATTTTACCTATTACCTTTATTAGTACTTTTATTTATTTAAAACAGGGGATGTTGGTTTACAAAGTAGCAATACCTGTGATTATCGGAGCAATTTTAGGAAGTATAGTAGGTTCAAAATTATTAAATAAAATTCCTACAAATATACTAAGAAAAATCTTTGGCATTTTTATGATTATCGCAGCAATTAGGATGGTGATTAAATGA
- the cysK gene encoding cysteine synthase A, which produces MVYNSIIETVGNTPIVKLNRTVDENSADVYVKLEYFNPGSSVKDRIALNMIEQAEKEGKLNKNSVIIEPTSGNTGIGLAMIGAAKGYKVVLVMPDTMSLERRNLLKAYGAELVLTPGAKGMKGAIEKAKELLEENENYFMPQQFENPSNPEIHRKTTAREIIEQMNGQFDVFVAGVGTGGTLTGVAQVLKQEMKNVEIVAVEPEKSPVLSGGQPGPHGLQGIGAGFIPKVLDKSLIDSIEKVREEDAINTIRKIAKNEGILLGISSGAAIYVALNKAKKLGKGKKVVVIAPDNGERYLSTGIFE; this is translated from the coding sequence ATGGTTTATAATAGTATAATAGAAACGGTAGGGAATACTCCTATAGTAAAGTTAAACAGAACAGTTGATGAAAATAGTGCAGATGTATACGTAAAGCTTGAATATTTTAACCCTGGAAGCAGTGTTAAAGACAGAATTGCTTTAAACATGATTGAACAAGCAGAAAAAGAAGGTAAATTAAATAAAAACTCAGTTATAATAGAACCTACTAGTGGAAATACAGGTATAGGATTGGCTATGATTGGTGCAGCAAAGGGCTATAAAGTTGTTCTAGTAATGCCGGATACAATGAGTTTAGAGAGAAGAAACTTATTAAAAGCTTATGGTGCTGAATTAGTATTGACTCCTGGTGCAAAAGGTATGAAAGGAGCAATAGAAAAAGCAAAAGAACTTCTAGAAGAAAATGAGAATTACTTTATGCCACAACAATTTGAAAATCCGAGCAATCCTGAAATTCATAGAAAAACCACTGCGCGAGAAATTATAGAGCAAATGAATGGCCAATTTGACGTATTTGTGGCTGGAGTTGGTACAGGTGGTACTTTGACTGGTGTGGCTCAAGTTCTAAAGCAAGAAATGAAAAATGTAGAAATAGTAGCAGTAGAGCCTGAAAAATCACCTGTTTTATCTGGAGGTCAACCTGGACCACATGGTTTACAAGGTATAGGAGCTGGTTTTATACCAAAAGTTTTGGATAAAAGTCTAATAGATAGTATAGAAAAAGTAAGAGAAGAAGATGCAATTAATACAATAAGAAAAATAGCCAAAAATGAGGGAATATTACTTGGTATATCATCTGGTGCAGCTATATATGTAGCTTTAAATAAGGCAAAAAAATTAGGAAAAGGAAAAAAAGTAGTTGTAATTGCTCCTGATAATGGAGAAAGATATTTAAGTACAGGAATATTTGAGTAA
- a CDS encoding zinc-ribbon domain-containing protein: MSNKISTKRKVTYYIGISLTIIGFLMFFSVFFIGFTAINEPNFSGISSAFIRAPIGMGLIIAGAILQNIGKRGAAGSGIVLDPEKAREDLKPFNIAKGKMINDVVENVDVLKNFNVKSSSATKEIVKIRCRNCGKLNDENAKFCNECGEKL; encoded by the coding sequence GTGTCAAATAAAATTTCTACTAAAAGAAAAGTCACATACTACATAGGCATTTCACTCACAATCATTGGTTTTCTAATGTTCTTCTCTGTATTTTTCATTGGATTTACAGCTATTAATGAACCAAACTTTAGTGGTATTAGTTCTGCATTTATTAGAGCTCCAATCGGTATGGGTCTTATAATCGCAGGTGCTATTTTACAAAACATTGGGAAAAGAGGAGCTGCTGGTTCAGGAATCGTACTTGATCCAGAAAAAGCTAGAGAAGATTTAAAACCATTTAATATCGCAAAAGGAAAAATGATCAATGATGTTGTTGAAAATGTAGATGTTTTAAAGAATTTCAATGTAAAATCTTCTTCGGCTACAAAAGAAATTGTCAAAATTAGATGTAGAAATTGCGGTAAACTAAATGATGAAAATGCCAAGTTTTGTAATGAATGTGGAGAAAAATTATAA
- a CDS encoding NAD+ synthase, whose product MENIERVCDNLVNWLRDKVQEAGCKGLVVGLSGGIDSAVVAALAKRAFPENSLGVIMPCHSNSKDEEHARLVAETIGLKTVKVDLSKTFDSLLDELKDDGSNLLAVSNIKPRLRMTILYYFAQKNKYLVAGTGNKSELTIGYFTKYGDSGVDLLPISDFVKFEVKELAKFLGIPEIIINKPPSAGLWENQTDEDEMGFSYKELDSFILTGEADPKVKEKIVRMNKLSEHKRRMPLMFKREE is encoded by the coding sequence ATGGAAAATATAGAAAGAGTATGCGATAATCTAGTAAATTGGCTAAGAGATAAAGTACAAGAAGCAGGATGTAAAGGTTTAGTTGTTGGACTAAGTGGTGGTATTGATTCAGCTGTAGTAGCTGCTTTAGCTAAAAGAGCTTTTCCTGAAAATTCATTAGGTGTAATAATGCCATGTCATAGTAACAGCAAAGATGAGGAACATGCTAGATTAGTAGCAGAAACAATAGGTTTAAAAACAGTTAAGGTTGATTTATCAAAAACATTTGATAGTTTATTAGATGAGTTAAAAGATGATGGCTCTAATTTGTTAGCAGTATCTAATATAAAACCAAGATTAAGAATGACAATACTATACTATTTTGCACAAAAAAACAAATATTTAGTAGCAGGTACAGGTAACAAAAGTGAGTTGACTATAGGATATTTCACTAAATATGGTGATAGTGGAGTAGATTTACTTCCTATTTCAGACTTTGTTAAGTTTGAAGTAAAAGAGTTAGCGAAGTTCTTAGGCATTCCTGAGATAATTATAAATAAACCACCTTCAGCAGGCTTGTGGGAAAATCAAACTGATGAAGACGAGATGGGATTTAGTTATAAAGAGTTAGATTCTTTTATACTAACAGGTGAAGCTGATCCAAAAGTGAAAGAAAAGATAGTCAGAATGAATAAATTGAGCGAGCATAAAAGAAGAATGCCGTTGATGTTTAAGAGAGAAGAGTAA